One genomic region from Hyalangium ruber encodes:
- a CDS encoding isopenicillin N synthase family dioxygenase yields MRMIEPTAAVPILDARLLEAGPEARARFVTQLVEACRGTGCFQLLHPPLPSGLSREALQAARDFFALPLEEKLALDIAHSQHFRGYSRMSNGRDWREQLHLGREEPPGGLDSEPTYLRLQGPNPWPRDERWRRVFLTYLHAVEAVGHQLLEALAQGLGLTGNPFAEELAKEPYLVMKLIHYLPQPGAEAPPRSGVASHCDFSWLTLLLQDELGGLQVRSSSGEWVDVEPRPDALVVNLGELMQMATRGVFQATPHRVTNRSHEKARTSIPVFLCPNLRSRVTPLPVPHEWAAPPCVDPAHVHRVVPLERMPRAEHPLAPFVFGEAEWKRKGRGIWCAECCA; encoded by the coding sequence ATGAGGATGATCGAGCCCACGGCTGCCGTACCCATCCTGGATGCGCGGCTCCTGGAGGCAGGCCCGGAGGCGCGGGCGCGCTTCGTCACGCAGCTCGTGGAGGCATGTCGGGGAACGGGCTGCTTCCAGCTCCTCCACCCTCCCCTTCCCTCCGGCCTCTCGCGGGAGGCGCTCCAAGCGGCGCGGGACTTCTTCGCCCTGCCCCTGGAAGAGAAGCTCGCGCTCGACATCGCGCACTCCCAGCACTTCCGGGGCTACAGCCGCATGAGCAACGGCCGGGACTGGCGCGAGCAGCTGCACCTGGGCCGAGAGGAGCCGCCCGGTGGATTGGACTCGGAGCCCACGTACCTCCGGCTCCAGGGTCCCAACCCGTGGCCTCGTGACGAGCGCTGGCGGCGCGTCTTCCTCACCTACCTGCACGCAGTGGAAGCGGTGGGGCATCAGCTCCTCGAAGCGCTGGCCCAGGGGCTGGGACTCACCGGGAACCCGTTCGCCGAGGAGCTGGCGAAAGAGCCCTACCTGGTGATGAAGCTCATCCACTACCTCCCCCAGCCGGGAGCGGAGGCACCACCCCGCTCGGGAGTCGCGTCGCACTGTGACTTCTCCTGGCTGACGTTGCTCTTGCAAGACGAGCTGGGCGGGCTCCAGGTGCGGAGTTCCTCCGGCGAGTGGGTGGACGTGGAACCCCGGCCGGACGCGCTGGTCGTCAACCTGGGGGAGCTGATGCAGATGGCGACACGGGGCGTGTTCCAAGCCACGCCCCACCGGGTCACCAACCGCTCGCACGAGAAGGCACGCACCTCCATCCCCGTCTTCCTCTGCCCCAACCTGCGCTCCCGAGTCACTCCCCTGCCCGTGCCCCATGAATGGGCCGCGCCCCCTTGCGTGGACCCTGCCCACGTACACCGAGTCGTCCCGCTGGAGCGGATGCCCCGGGCCGAGCACCCCCTGGCGCCGTTCGTCTTCGGAGAGGCCGAGTGGAAGCGCAAGGGGCGCGGCATCTGGTGCGCCGAGTGCTGCGCCTAG
- a CDS encoding phosphatase PAP2 family protein → MAESSRLWVHERAQGLLALVLLGWLLVGAGPLHPATLMIAGVAAFQIAVVTALRNSTSTLLQKLRLASSYVVALALFSAPKWVVPALGLTTRDDLLLSVDLVLFSETPALRMAPYARPWLTELMSACYLSYHLYFHGALAYALLQPLEKARRLFEWMFTALPAGVAGYLLVPAVGPLKALARDFTQPLVGGPITALNDWVVRNGSAVYDVFPSLHVLMTCVLLDHDWREHPLRFKLMLPVAAGLTVSTVYLRYHYAIDLIAGGVWFLAVRLWWNRRELGLSSRFVR, encoded by the coding sequence ATGGCTGAGTCGTCGCGGCTCTGGGTACACGAGCGTGCGCAAGGGCTCCTCGCGCTGGTGCTGTTGGGGTGGCTCCTGGTGGGGGCGGGGCCCCTGCACCCGGCGACGCTGATGATCGCGGGCGTGGCGGCCTTCCAGATCGCGGTGGTCACGGCGCTGCGGAACTCCACGTCCACGTTGCTCCAGAAGCTTCGGCTCGCGAGCTCTTACGTCGTGGCGCTGGCGCTATTCAGCGCGCCCAAGTGGGTGGTGCCTGCGCTCGGACTCACAACGCGGGATGACTTGTTGTTGTCGGTGGATCTCGTGCTCTTCAGTGAGACCCCGGCGCTTCGGATGGCTCCGTATGCGCGGCCGTGGCTCACCGAGCTGATGAGCGCGTGTTACCTCTCGTACCACCTCTACTTTCACGGGGCGCTCGCGTACGCGCTGCTGCAGCCTCTGGAGAAGGCCCGGCGTCTGTTCGAGTGGATGTTCACCGCGCTCCCGGCGGGAGTCGCTGGCTACCTGCTGGTGCCCGCGGTGGGGCCGCTCAAGGCCCTGGCGAGGGACTTCACGCAGCCCCTCGTGGGAGGCCCGATCACAGCCTTGAACGACTGGGTCGTGCGCAACGGGAGCGCGGTCTACGACGTCTTCCCCAGCCTGCACGTGCTGATGACGTGCGTGTTGCTCGACCACGACTGGCGGGAGCATCCGCTGCGCTTCAAGCTGATGCTCCCCGTGGCGGCGGGGCTTACTGTGTCGACGGTGTACCTGCGCTACCACTACGCCATCGACCTGATCGCTGGCGGTGTCTGGTTCCTCGCCGTGCGGCTCTGGTGGAACCGGCGTGAACTCGGGTTGTCCTCCAGGTTCGTGCGCTAG
- a CDS encoding fatty acid desaturase family protein, producing MRVVSLPAEALNELQRIDHRHLTRVLLFAVLYLGAAAAVTVLAEQGSGLWSWLARVPLYVLAAASLHGISLFTHEAVHGALARHSGWNRALGAICAWPVLQNFAAYKVLHLKHHADLGGGHDPDHYTNYTPRPWLVFLMNWGRLLLGYPAYITMIPILGWRQGTASDRRWIAFEVASAYLFLGLAIAFLPGAALLHGWVIPMIIINTLVNIRGMSQHTLLPEADHPIRGSRTILTNPVTTFFMCNENYHLEHHLFPRVPWYNLPRLHALLREELIAQGAPFIPSYFAFVRQWVAHSLGRRAPTQGLSAHG from the coding sequence ATGCGCGTGGTTTCACTGCCGGCGGAAGCGCTGAACGAGCTACAGCGAATCGACCATCGGCACCTCACCCGGGTGCTGCTCTTCGCGGTGCTCTACCTCGGTGCCGCTGCGGCGGTGACCGTGTTGGCGGAGCAGGGGAGCGGGCTCTGGAGCTGGCTCGCGCGGGTTCCGCTCTACGTGCTCGCGGCGGCCTCGCTGCACGGCATCAGCCTTTTCACCCACGAGGCGGTTCACGGAGCGCTCGCGCGTCACTCGGGTTGGAACCGCGCCCTGGGAGCGATCTGCGCGTGGCCGGTGTTGCAGAACTTCGCGGCGTACAAGGTGCTGCACCTGAAGCACCACGCGGACCTCGGCGGTGGCCACGATCCGGACCACTACACCAACTACACGCCGCGCCCGTGGCTGGTCTTCCTGATGAACTGGGGCCGGCTGCTGCTGGGCTATCCCGCGTACATCACGATGATCCCCATCCTCGGGTGGCGGCAGGGCACGGCGTCCGACCGGAGGTGGATCGCCTTCGAGGTCGCCTCGGCCTACCTGTTCCTGGGGCTGGCGATCGCGTTCTTACCGGGTGCGGCGCTGCTGCACGGCTGGGTCATCCCGATGATCATCATCAACACCCTGGTGAACATCCGGGGGATGAGCCAGCACACCCTGCTGCCCGAGGCGGACCACCCGATTCGGGGCAGCCGTACCATCCTCACCAATCCGGTGACGACCTTCTTCATGTGCAACGAGAACTACCACCTCGAGCACCACCTCTTCCCTCGGGTGCCTTGGTACAACCTGCCGCGCCTGCACGCGCTGCTGAGGGAGGAGCTGATCGCCCAGGGCGCCCCGTTCATCCCCTCGTACTTCGCGTTCGTGCGGCAGTGGGTGGCGCACTCGCTCGGGCGGAGAGCGCCGACGCAGGGCCTGTCGGCGCATGGCTGA
- a CDS encoding DUF3419 family protein, protein MGRLKFAVVREDPELEAHLVRATEARAVLLVASGGCTALSLKHAFPQLDVVAFDFNPLQLAQVREKATAVERGELLRLNVGDASRSGLNQCGDFEGLFRTLRAFLLEFVLTHEELEAFFTPATPREARCALLECWQASPYWPAAFAVTFADGFLHAMFGPAATQHAAPGSYPGYFQRAFERGLTRSDGPRNPFLQHVLLGHYRPEDAPAYIHAGRALPVTLREGTLLDVPDLGRFELIHLSNIFDWSDDALVAAWAQRLIRDAKPGARILLRQLNNQRNLRRFFEPAFTFDDALSADFLERDRSLFYERFEIGTKVEAR, encoded by the coding sequence TTGGGCCGACTCAAGTTCGCGGTCGTCCGAGAAGATCCCGAGCTGGAAGCACACCTCGTGCGCGCGACCGAGGCTCGGGCCGTGCTGCTGGTCGCCTCGGGTGGCTGCACCGCGCTCTCGCTGAAGCACGCCTTCCCACAGCTCGACGTGGTCGCCTTCGACTTCAACCCGCTCCAGCTCGCGCAGGTGCGGGAGAAGGCCACGGCCGTCGAGCGAGGCGAGCTGCTCAGACTCAATGTCGGAGACGCCTCGCGCTCGGGCCTGAATCAGTGCGGCGACTTCGAAGGCCTCTTCCGGACGCTCCGCGCCTTCCTGCTCGAGTTCGTGCTGACGCACGAAGAGCTCGAGGCGTTCTTCACGCCCGCCACACCGCGTGAGGCCCGGTGCGCCCTGCTCGAATGCTGGCAGGCCTCGCCGTACTGGCCCGCTGCCTTCGCCGTCACCTTCGCCGATGGCTTCCTCCACGCGATGTTCGGCCCCGCCGCGACCCAGCACGCCGCGCCAGGCTCCTATCCTGGCTACTTCCAGCGAGCCTTCGAGCGAGGGCTGACTCGGAGCGACGGTCCCCGAAACCCCTTCCTCCAGCACGTGCTCCTCGGCCATTACCGGCCGGAGGATGCCCCCGCCTACATCCACGCGGGGCGGGCGCTGCCGGTGACGCTGCGCGAAGGCACCCTGCTCGACGTGCCGGACCTCGGTCGCTTCGAGCTCATCCACCTCTCGAACATCTTCGACTGGTCCGATGACGCGCTCGTCGCGGCCTGGGCCCAGCGGCTCATCCGTGACGCGAAGCCTGGAGCGCGAATCCTCCTCCGCCAGCTGAACAACCAACGCAACCTGCGCCGCTTCTTCGAGCCCGCCTTCACGTTCGACGATGCGCTGAGCGCCGACTTCCTCGAGCGGGATCGCAGCCTCTTCTACGAGCGATTCGAGATCGGCACCAAGGTAGAAGCTCGATGA
- a CDS encoding GNAT family N-acetyltransferase — protein sequence MSRVRFVLTDPNGIAPYVPELRRLEQSIRYPISDGADHFFIDHGPRYHPFFSNLGEARFLLALRGDRVIGSVAGVMRTVSVGGRPTRALYICDLKVAAEERGQGLSRRLIQVGLRHVIQDRDLRQTRFFYGAAMRGSLGDVMRSAQGAHPFKLGSSNARLRLYFAAPEALARLDLEQAPPPPRSQGAVLGPATPTEEPGLFSTAGSKDLRLVSSGQPWPLIHLPLGPEAWRPSWGAYLRRCGEAIVSRGLQGSACFAIDERMENHISWLSAQGVTPGAVCTVYSLRLSLLPASVTWVHLPTSEI from the coding sequence ATGAGCCGCGTCCGCTTCGTCCTCACCGACCCGAATGGGATCGCTCCCTACGTGCCGGAGCTTCGGCGCCTGGAACAGTCCATCCGCTATCCCATCTCGGATGGAGCCGATCACTTCTTCATCGACCACGGCCCGCGCTACCACCCGTTCTTCTCGAACCTCGGCGAGGCTCGCTTCCTCCTGGCGCTTCGCGGAGATCGCGTCATCGGCTCCGTCGCCGGTGTCATGCGGACCGTCTCGGTCGGGGGCCGCCCGACTCGCGCCCTCTACATCTGTGACCTGAAGGTGGCGGCCGAGGAGCGCGGCCAGGGCCTGTCACGCAGGCTCATCCAGGTCGGGCTCAGGCATGTGATTCAAGACCGGGACCTGCGGCAGACGCGCTTCTTCTATGGCGCGGCGATGCGAGGCTCCCTGGGCGATGTGATGCGCAGCGCTCAAGGCGCGCACCCCTTCAAGCTGGGCAGCTCGAACGCTCGGCTGCGGCTCTACTTCGCCGCGCCGGAAGCCCTGGCCCGACTGGATCTCGAGCAGGCACCCCCTCCCCCTCGCTCGCAGGGCGCGGTGCTGGGCCCCGCGACTCCCACCGAAGAACCAGGACTCTTCTCGACGGCCGGGAGCAAGGACCTGCGCCTCGTCTCCTCGGGTCAGCCCTGGCCGCTCATCCACCTGCCGCTGGGACCCGAGGCCTGGCGGCCCTCGTGGGGCGCCTACCTTCGCCGGTGTGGCGAGGCCATCGTGAGCCGGGGCCTTCAGGGCAGTGCCTGCTTCGCCATCGATGAGCGCATGGAGAACCACATCTCCTGGCTGTCCGCGCAGGGCGTCACTCCAGGAGCGGTCTGCACCGTCTACTCACTCCGACTCTCGCTGCTTCCAGCCTCCGTCACCTGGGTGCATCTGCCCACCTCCGAGATTTGA
- a CDS encoding TenA family transcriptional regulator → MRDYLQALKVRVAPLENPYLRALGDGSFEREDFVETQIQFLHAVAYFSRPMAVLAARLPRAEQRLSLLENVHDEHGGGELTGSHERTFLTLLARLGMSPSELDRRAQWPEVRAFNSALLGVCAHDDIPTALSALGVIEDLFSGISARIGRSIVERGWLRAEELTHYPAHELLDVGHAEGFYRLVEPLARAEQRAAYQVEQGLELGAYLFLRLYEDLFRARKRRVFRQVTGPHSLADGWVLPESERR, encoded by the coding sequence ATGCGCGACTACCTCCAGGCGCTGAAGGTTCGTGTGGCTCCGCTCGAGAACCCGTACCTCCGCGCCCTGGGTGACGGCTCCTTCGAGCGGGAGGACTTCGTCGAGACCCAGATTCAGTTCCTCCACGCCGTCGCCTACTTCTCCCGTCCCATGGCGGTGCTCGCGGCGCGGCTCCCACGGGCCGAGCAGCGGCTCAGCCTCCTCGAGAACGTGCATGACGAGCACGGAGGCGGAGAGCTCACCGGCAGCCACGAGCGCACCTTCCTCACGCTGCTCGCGCGGCTGGGCATGAGTCCCTCCGAGCTCGACCGGCGCGCGCAGTGGCCGGAGGTCCGCGCGTTCAACTCCGCGCTCCTGGGCGTCTGCGCGCACGACGATATCCCCACGGCCCTCTCCGCGCTCGGCGTCATCGAGGATCTGTTCTCCGGCATCTCGGCGCGGATTGGCCGATCGATCGTGGAGCGCGGCTGGCTTCGCGCGGAGGAGCTGACGCACTACCCCGCGCACGAGCTGCTCGATGTCGGCCATGCAGAGGGGTTCTACCGGCTGGTCGAGCCGCTCGCCCGGGCCGAGCAGCGGGCCGCCTACCAGGTGGAGCAAGGCCTGGAGCTCGGGGCCTACCTCTTCCTGCGGCTCTATGAGGACCTCTTCCGAGCGCGGAAGCGGCGCGTATTCCGTCAGGTCACCGGCCCCCACAGCCTCGCGGATGGCTGGGTGCTGCCCGAGAGCGAGCGTCGCTGA
- a CDS encoding GNAT family N-acetyltransferase: MSRAMPELRTERLLIRPFVREDLDAVFRLFDVELADANMGNEGPQRREGRKAWLEWTLLGYDQQAHLLQPPYGDRAIVLADTGAFVGACGLVACLDEFDRIPGLRPAGTLPTGRASAEVGLDYAISPAHQGRGYASEAAQALVDYALGELRLTRIIATTSRDNAASIGVMRNLGMRIEENPFPEPPWLQVVGWLAAPG, encoded by the coding sequence ATGTCTCGCGCGATGCCGGAACTGCGAACCGAGAGGCTCCTGATCAGGCCCTTCGTCCGCGAGGACCTCGACGCCGTCTTCCGTCTCTTCGACGTCGAGCTCGCGGACGCCAACATGGGGAACGAGGGCCCTCAGCGCCGCGAGGGCCGGAAGGCGTGGCTCGAGTGGACCCTGCTGGGCTACGACCAGCAGGCCCACCTGCTGCAGCCTCCGTATGGGGATCGCGCCATCGTCCTCGCGGACACCGGCGCATTCGTGGGGGCCTGCGGCCTGGTGGCCTGCCTCGACGAGTTCGACCGGATCCCCGGCTTGCGTCCCGCGGGCACCCTGCCCACGGGCAGAGCCTCGGCGGAGGTGGGGCTCGACTACGCCATCTCTCCGGCGCACCAGGGGCGCGGCTATGCCTCCGAGGCGGCCCAGGCCCTGGTCGACTACGCCCTGGGAGAGCTGCGCCTGACCCGGATCATCGCCACCACCTCGCGTGACAACGCCGCCTCGATTGGGGTCATGCGGAACCTGGGGATGCGAATCGAGGAGAACCCCTTCCCGGAGCCTCCCTGGCTCCAGGTGGTGGGGTGGCTCGCGGCGCCGGGGTGA
- a CDS encoding xanthine dehydrogenase family protein molybdopterin-binding subunit yields MSSKVIGKPVDRVDGKLKVTGKALYAAEHNPPGMVHAVIVQSTVPRGSVLRMQTSEAEKSPGVLAVLTPKNMPKLAGLEQYAGVSVLPRLTAMQDSEVLFNGQPIALVVADTFERATHAASLVRTFYMDKPATLDMEAALGRAEAAVGVFGGPPPGHTRGDAAAALSSAPVRVEATYRTPTEHHNPMEPHACIASWDEAGSLTLYDTNQGVYFMRQFLSVALGLPPDKLRVISPYVGGGFGCKALPWSHVILSIMAAKAVGKPVKLVLTRRQMFSLVGFRPRTLQKVELAANAQGKLTAIRHTGYSETSEKDGFTETFTNVTNMLYACPNVTTSQQLVRLNTGTPTFMRAPGEATGTYAFESALDELAHALKMDPLELRRINHADKDPEHGKEWSSKSLLECYRWGAERFGWKKRSLQPRSMKDGDILIGWGMATATFPAFRQQASALMKLMADGTAVVQCAAADLGTGAYTVFTQMAAETLGLAPEKIRMEMGDTALPPGPLAGGSSSTATVSPAIHAAANDVRGKLVKLAMADKASPLHGLAEKDVLAEDGRLFSRQDKARGETFAQLLGRQKLPHVEGKGDAAPAPSEQKYSAHAFGAHFIEVRVDEALGTVRVSRIVTAMGAGRILNAKTARSQISGGVIFGLGMALTEETLRDPRMGRVMTADLAEYHVPVHADVPDIDVHFVEENDPHVNPLGIKGIGEVGTTGVAAAVANAVFHATGKRVRDLPITLDKLL; encoded by the coding sequence ATGAGCAGCAAGGTCATCGGCAAGCCCGTAGACCGGGTGGACGGCAAGCTGAAGGTCACCGGCAAGGCCCTCTACGCCGCCGAGCACAACCCGCCCGGCATGGTGCATGCCGTCATCGTCCAGAGCACGGTGCCGCGCGGCAGCGTGCTGCGCATGCAGACCTCCGAGGCCGAGAAGTCCCCGGGCGTGCTCGCGGTGCTCACCCCGAAGAACATGCCCAAGCTGGCCGGGCTGGAGCAGTACGCCGGCGTCTCCGTGCTGCCCCGGCTCACGGCGATGCAGGACAGCGAGGTGCTCTTCAACGGCCAGCCCATCGCCCTGGTGGTGGCCGACACCTTCGAGCGCGCCACGCACGCCGCCTCGTTGGTTCGCACCTTCTATATGGACAAGCCCGCGACGCTGGACATGGAGGCGGCGCTAGGGCGCGCGGAGGCAGCCGTGGGGGTCTTCGGCGGCCCGCCTCCCGGGCACACCCGCGGAGACGCGGCGGCGGCGCTCTCCTCGGCCCCCGTGCGTGTGGAGGCCACCTACCGCACGCCCACCGAGCACCACAACCCCATGGAGCCGCACGCCTGCATCGCCTCCTGGGACGAGGCCGGGAGCCTCACCCTGTACGATACGAACCAGGGCGTCTACTTCATGCGCCAGTTCCTCTCGGTGGCCCTGGGGTTGCCGCCGGACAAGCTGCGCGTCATCTCGCCCTACGTGGGCGGAGGGTTCGGGTGCAAGGCGCTGCCCTGGTCCCACGTCATCCTGAGCATCATGGCCGCCAAGGCCGTGGGCAAGCCGGTGAAGCTGGTGCTCACCCGCCGGCAGATGTTCTCCCTGGTGGGCTTCCGGCCGCGGACTCTCCAGAAGGTGGAGCTGGCGGCCAACGCCCAGGGCAAGCTCACCGCTATCCGCCACACGGGCTACTCGGAGACCTCGGAGAAGGACGGCTTCACCGAGACCTTCACCAACGTCACCAACATGCTGTACGCGTGCCCGAACGTGACGACGTCGCAGCAGCTGGTGCGGCTGAACACGGGCACGCCCACCTTCATGCGCGCTCCGGGCGAGGCCACCGGCACCTATGCCTTCGAGAGCGCGCTGGACGAGCTGGCGCACGCGCTGAAGATGGATCCGCTGGAGCTGCGCCGCATCAACCACGCGGACAAGGACCCCGAGCACGGCAAGGAGTGGTCCAGCAAGTCGCTGCTCGAGTGCTACCGCTGGGGCGCCGAGCGCTTCGGTTGGAAGAAGCGCTCGCTGCAGCCGCGCTCGATGAAGGACGGTGACATCCTCATCGGCTGGGGCATGGCTACCGCCACCTTCCCCGCGTTCCGCCAGCAGGCCTCCGCGCTGATGAAGCTGATGGCGGACGGCACGGCGGTGGTGCAGTGCGCCGCGGCTGATCTGGGCACGGGCGCCTACACGGTCTTCACCCAGATGGCGGCCGAGACGCTGGGGCTGGCTCCGGAGAAGATCCGCATGGAGATGGGCGACACGGCGCTGCCGCCCGGCCCGCTCGCGGGAGGTTCTTCCTCGACCGCCACCGTGTCTCCAGCCATCCATGCCGCGGCCAACGACGTGCGCGGCAAGCTGGTGAAGCTCGCCATGGCGGACAAGGCGTCGCCGCTGCACGGGCTGGCCGAGAAGGATGTGCTCGCGGAGGACGGTCGGCTCTTCTCGCGGCAGGACAAGGCGCGGGGTGAGACGTTCGCCCAGTTGCTGGGGCGGCAGAAGCTGCCGCATGTGGAGGGCAAGGGCGACGCGGCGCCTGCTCCGTCCGAGCAGAAGTACTCCGCGCACGCCTTCGGGGCGCACTTCATCGAGGTGCGCGTGGACGAGGCGCTGGGCACGGTGCGCGTCAGCCGCATTGTCACGGCCATGGGGGCCGGTCGCATCCTCAATGCCAAGACGGCGCGCAGCCAGATCAGCGGCGGCGTCATCTTCGGCCTGGGTATGGCGCTCACCGAAGAGACCCTGCGAGATCCCCGGATGGGCCGTGTCATGACGGCGGATCTGGCCGAGTACCACGTGCCGGTGCATGCGGACGTGCCCGACATCGACGTTCACTTCGTCGAGGAGAACGATCCGCACGTCAACCCGCTGGGCATCAAGGGCATCGGCGAGGTTGGCACCACCGGAGTGGCCGCCGCGGTGGCCAACGCTGTCTTCCACGCCACGGGCAAGCGCGTCCGAGACCTGCCCATCACCCTGGACAAGCTGCTGTAG
- a CDS encoding FAD binding domain-containing protein: protein MNPFHYVQAQEVDSSVDRVSRAPDASFLAGGTGLLDLMKLGVQTPAQLVDVRKLPLAKIEQLPDGGVRLGAMARNSEVAHHPLILERYPMLSQALLAGASGQIRNMATVGGNLLQRTRCPYFRDTATACNKREPGTGCSALEGINRGHAVLGGSEACIATHPSDMCVPLAALGATVRVKGPKGERSIPFADFHLLPGKTPQRESALEHGELVLSVDIPALPAARRSLYMKARDRASYAFALASVAAVLEVEGGRIRQARLALGGVATKPWRALEAEKQLSGQAPTPEVFLAAAKAALQGAQPREHNGFKVELAQRLIVRALARLGGQS from the coding sequence ATGAATCCCTTCCACTATGTGCAGGCGCAGGAGGTCGACTCCAGCGTCGACCGCGTCAGCCGCGCGCCGGATGCGAGCTTCCTGGCGGGCGGTACGGGCTTGTTGGACCTGATGAAGCTGGGGGTGCAAACCCCCGCCCAGTTGGTGGACGTGCGCAAGCTGCCCCTGGCGAAGATCGAGCAGCTCCCCGACGGTGGGGTGCGGCTGGGCGCCATGGCGCGCAACAGCGAGGTGGCCCACCACCCGCTCATCCTCGAGCGCTATCCGATGCTCTCCCAGGCCTTGCTGGCGGGCGCCTCGGGGCAGATTCGCAACATGGCCACGGTGGGCGGCAACCTGCTGCAGCGCACCCGCTGTCCGTACTTCCGTGACACGGCCACCGCCTGCAACAAGCGCGAGCCCGGCACGGGCTGCTCCGCGCTCGAGGGCATCAACCGTGGACACGCGGTGCTGGGCGGGAGCGAGGCCTGCATCGCCACCCACCCCTCGGACATGTGCGTGCCGCTGGCGGCCCTGGGCGCCACCGTGCGCGTCAAGGGTCCCAAGGGTGAGCGCTCCATCCCCTTCGCGGACTTCCACCTGCTGCCGGGCAAGACGCCGCAGCGGGAGTCGGCGCTGGAGCACGGCGAGCTGGTGCTCTCGGTGGACATTCCGGCCCTGCCGGCCGCGCGCCGCTCGCTCTACATGAAGGCGCGGGACCGGGCCTCGTACGCCTTCGCCCTGGCCTCGGTGGCGGCGGTGCTGGAGGTGGAAGGCGGCCGCATCCGTCAGGCGCGACTGGCGCTCGGCGGCGTGGCCACCAAGCCCTGGCGCGCCCTGGAGGCGGAGAAGCAGCTCTCCGGGCAGGCCCCCACGCCCGAGGTGTTCCTGGCGGCGGCGAAGGCGGCGCTCCAGGGGGCTCAACCCCGTGAGCACAATGGCTTCAAGGTGGAGCTGGCGCAGCGGCTGATCGTCCGTGCCCTGGCGCGGCTGGGAGGTCAATCATGA
- a CDS encoding (2Fe-2S)-binding protein produces MTDPKQSLPDAPATQAVDANEALGGSTRREFLVTATVGSALLAEACRHAPPVEDIPPGAPPPSELEVTLKVNGQAQTVKVDPRTSLLDALRERMGLTGTKKGCDHGQCGACTVMVDGRRELSCLTLAVMQQGAEVLTVEGLAKGDTLHPLQQAFLEKDAFQCGYCTPGQLMSAVGLMSEPCGAADADVREAMSGNLCRCSAYPNIIAAIQQVRRTPKL; encoded by the coding sequence ATGACGGACCCGAAGCAATCCTTACCGGACGCGCCCGCGACTCAGGCGGTCGATGCGAACGAGGCACTCGGTGGAAGCACCCGGCGCGAGTTCCTCGTCACGGCCACGGTAGGCAGTGCCTTGCTGGCGGAGGCCTGCCGTCATGCGCCTCCGGTAGAGGATATTCCTCCGGGAGCGCCCCCACCCTCGGAGCTCGAGGTGACGCTCAAGGTCAACGGTCAGGCGCAGACGGTGAAGGTGGACCCGCGCACCAGCCTGCTGGATGCGCTGCGCGAGCGCATGGGGCTCACCGGCACCAAGAAGGGCTGTGACCACGGCCAGTGCGGTGCCTGCACGGTGATGGTGGATGGCCGGCGCGAGCTGAGCTGTCTGACGCTCGCCGTCATGCAGCAGGGCGCGGAGGTGCTGACGGTGGAGGGGCTGGCGAAGGGAGACACGCTGCACCCGCTGCAGCAGGCCTTCCTCGAGAAGGACGCCTTCCAGTGCGGCTACTGCACCCCCGGCCAGCTCATGAGCGCGGTGGGCCTCATGTCCGAGCCCTGCGGGGCGGCGGACGCGGACGTGCGCGAGGCGATGAGCGGCAACCTCTGCCGCTGCAGCGCCTACCCCAACATCATCGCCGCCATCCAGCAGGTGCGGCGGACCCCGAAACTGTAA